From a single Silene latifolia isolate original U9 population chromosome 6, ASM4854445v1, whole genome shotgun sequence genomic region:
- the LOC141658985 gene encoding uncharacterized protein LOC141658985: MKTCRTRSKTGGHGPYLGDTTLMPFQYNKSQFHFTIFEYYQFHFKTSPSILQPPTASPRRRHRSSLPSPSVCCRRPSTPQSDIETMDSSGGSVSAQSEEIEDNPLWKFVDKGEKISQGGGNANFRCHFCNIVKGGTYTRVRAHLLKIPGKGASACEKVSNDDLAKLRKLDDAAEAKKEALKPKVPLFANEFSSSSDVSSRQPHIQIGKKRKSANTIAMTFNVQSRNHLDAEIARMFYTGGLPFNLARNPYYVRSYSFAASNQIPGYVPPGYNKLRTTLLQQEKENVNRLLEPIKSTWKEKGVSVVSDGWSDSQRRPLINVMVACESGPMFMKAVDCSGEVKDKEYIAALLSEVIDEVGDQNVVQVLTDNASNCKGAGELIEGRYSHIYWTPCVVHTLNLALKNICAAKNTSNNEETYNECHWITEIHVDALFIKNYIMTHSMRLAIFNKFSPLKLLSVADTRFASIVVMLKRMKLLKTSLQSMVVSEAWTTYREDHRGQAVLVRERILDDGWWDKVDYILEFTRPIYNMIRDCDTDRSSLHLVYERWEVMSFKVKEAIYKHEHRCASEESTFFKVVESILTSRWSKTSTPLHSLAHSLVPRFYTQKWLDEIPGRVAPHVDNEVSSSRLSCFRRLFPCADDRRKANTEYAIFSRRDNDIFKDLECVEDMSLMEAKHWWATYGSIAPLLQGLAFKLLGQPSSSSCSERNWSIYKFIHSCARNKLTPKRAEDLVRIHNNLRLLSRNSEEYLKGRTKMWDVGGDEHDNLDDVGCLALDVANLSLDEPDMEMMLFGDDGDLGDFEDGASGNDA; the protein is encoded by the exons ATGAAGACGTGTCGGACACGGTCCAAGACAGGTGGACACGGTCCGTATTTGGGGGACACGACACTTATGCCTTTTCAATACAACAAATCCCAATTTCATTTCACGATATTTGAATattaccaattccatttcaaaaCATCACCCTCCATCTTACAACCACCAACAGCCTCCCCTCGCCGCCGACACAGGAGCTCCTTACCGTCGCCGTCGGTCTGTTGTCGTCGTCCGTCAACGCCGCAATCAG ACATTGAAACTATGGATTCAAGTGGGGGTAGTGTTAGTGCTCAAAGTGAGGAGATTGAGGATAATCCTTTGTGGAAATTTGTTGATAAAGGGGAAAAAATATCACAAGGTGGAGGCAATGCCAATTTCAGATGTCACTTTTGCAACATTGTTAAGGGTGGCACTTATACTAGAGTGAGGGCTCACTTGTTGAAAATTCCGGGGAAGGGAGCTAGTGCTTGTGAAAAAGTGTCAAATGATGATTTAGCTAAATTGAGAAAATTAGATGATGCGGCGGAGGCTAAAAAAGAAGCTCTAAAACCAAAAGTTCCTCTTTTTGCTAATGAATTCTCTTCTTCATCTGACGTTAGCTCTAGACAACCACATATCCAAATTGGTAAGAAAAGAAAATCCGCCAATACCATTGCTATGACGTTTAATGTTCAAAGTCGTAACCATTTGGATGCCGAAATTGCTAGAATGTTTTACACGGGAGGGTTGCCTTTTAATCTAGCAAGGAATCCTTATTATGTGAGGTCTTACTCTTTTGCCGCTTCTAACCAAATTCCGGGCTATGTTCCTCCGGGATATAATAAGTTAAGAACAACCTTGCTTCAACAAGAAAAGGAAAATGTTAATAGGTTGCTAGAGCCTATTAAGAGTACTTGGAAAGAGAAAGGAGTTAGTGTAGTAAGTGATGGTTGGAGTGACTCACAAAGAAGACCTTTGATCAATGTCATGGTTGCTTGTGAAAGTGGTCCTATGTTCATGAAAGCGGTTGATTGCTCGGGTGAGGTGAAGGACAAAGAGTATATAGCCGCTTTGCTAAGTGAGGTAATAGATGAGGTTGGTGATCAAAATGTTGTGCAAGTGTTAACGGATAATGCAAGTAATTGTAAAGGTGCGGGGGAGCTAATTGAGGGAAGATATTCACATATATATTGGACGCCATGTGTTGTCCACACacttaatcttgctttgaaaaaCATTTGTGCGGCTAAAAACACTTCTAATAATGAAGAAACTTATAATGAGTGTCATTGGATAACGGAGATTCATGTAGATGCTTTATTTATAAAGAACTACATAATGACACATTCGATGAGGTTAGCAATTTTCAATAAGTTTTCTCCTTTGAAATTGCTTTCCGTTGCCGACACAAGATTTGCTTCTATTGTTGTGATGCTTAAGAGAATGAAACTTCTCAAAACCTCCTTGCAATCAATGGTAGTTAGTGAGGCATGGACTACCTATCGTGAGGATCATCGTGGGCAAGCTGTACTTGTGAGGGAAAGGATCTTAGATGATGGTTGGTGGGACAAAGTTGATTATATCCTTGAGTTCACACGTCCTATTTataacatgataagagattgtgACACCGATAGGTCTTCACTTCATTTGGTATATGAGAGGTGGGAGGTTATGTCATTCAAGGTCAAAGAGGCTATTTACAAGCATGAGCATAGGTGTGCAAGTGAAGAGTCCACTTTTTTCAAAGTGGTGGAAAGCATTCTTACAAGTCGTTGGAGTAAAACTAGCACTCCTCTACATAGCTTGGCACATTCTTTGGTTCCAAG GTTCTACACTCAAAAGTGGCTTGATGAAATTCCCGGCCGAGTTGCTCCACATGTTGATAATGAAGTCTCTTCTTCAAGATTGTCTTGTTTTAGGAGACTTTTCCCTTGTGCGGATGATAGAAGAAAAGCCAACACCGAGTATGCCATCTTTTCGAGAAGAGATAATGATATCTTTAAAGATTTGGAATGTGTAGAAGACATGTCCCTTATGGAAGCAAAGCATTGGTGGGCTACTTATGGTTCCATTGCTCCTCTTCTTCAAGGTTTGGCATTCAAGTTGTTAGGCcaaccttcttcttcttcttgtagtGAAAGAAATTGGAGTATCTACAAGTTTATTCACTCTTGTGCTAGAAACAAGCTTACTCCAAAACGAGCCGAAGACTTGGTAAGAATTCATAATAATTTGCGCTTACTTTCTAGAAATAGTGAAGAGTATTTAAAGGGAAGAACCAAGATGTGGGATGTTGGTGGAGATGAGCATGATAATCTTGATGATGTTGGTTGTCTTGCTCTTGATGTGGCTAACCTCTCCCTTGATGAGCCCGACATGGAAATGATGCTCTTTGGTGATGATGGTGACCTTGGTGACTTTGAAGATGGTGCATCGGGTAATGATGCTTGA